The Deinococcus misasensis DSM 22328 genome has a segment encoding these proteins:
- a CDS encoding metallophosphatase domain-containing protein: protein MKIICISDTHNQHEQLKLPDGDVLVHAGDFSMRGHVAETQSFLDWFAAQPHPHKIFIAGNHDFIFEKRRKKARAMVPDSVIYLEDQEITLEGVKFWGSPITPTFFDWAFNRGPWVIVRHWDLIPEDTDVLITHGPPLGTLDRVLPEGEHVGCPKLKEALDLRLRPKLHVFGHIHEGYGQVVEGGRISVNASFLDHGYRPANPPVVVELTATKQGQLN, encoded by the coding sequence ATGAAAATCATTTGCATTTCTGACACCCACAACCAGCATGAGCAACTGAAACTTCCTGATGGCGATGTGCTCGTTCACGCCGGGGATTTTTCGATGCGGGGCCATGTCGCCGAAACCCAATCTTTTCTGGATTGGTTTGCTGCACAACCCCACCCACACAAAATCTTCATTGCAGGAAACCACGACTTCATCTTTGAGAAACGCCGCAAGAAAGCCCGAGCCATGGTGCCTGACAGCGTGATCTACTTGGAGGATCAAGAAATCACGCTGGAAGGGGTGAAGTTCTGGGGTTCACCGATCACACCCACTTTTTTTGACTGGGCCTTCAACCGCGGTCCATGGGTGATTGTTCGCCATTGGGACCTCATCCCAGAAGACACCGATGTGCTGATCACGCACGGTCCTCCTCTCGGGACACTGGACCGGGTGTTGCCGGAAGGTGAGCACGTCGGTTGCCCGAAACTGAAGGAGGCTCTGGACCTTCGACTGCGTCCAAAACTGCATGTTTTCGGGCACATTCACGAGGGGTATGGTCAGGTGGTGGAAGGTGGACGGATTTCCGTCAATGCCTCCTTTCTGGACCATGGGTACCGACCTGCGAATCCACCTGTGGTGGTTGAGCTGACCGCCACAAAACAAGGTCAGCTCAACTGA